Below is a window of Neodiprion virginianus isolate iyNeoVirg1 chromosome 4, iyNeoVirg1.1, whole genome shotgun sequence DNA.
TGGTGTTGATGATGATGCATTTCAGTACGAAGGTACGGCGGAGGACCAAGATTTCCAACACCTACGCCGCGTTCTTGAGAGGCAAGAAACCTGCTGTCCAATTCTCTCCGTAACATGTCCGTCTGACCTGCAACATGACTCACCCCTTTTTCTCAATTAGTGGCTGATACAATTTCGCGAATACTAATACTTTTCAACATTGTCAAGTACTGTAAGATATTGATGCGGAACTTACTAGATTGAAAAAGCGATTCTGCAGAAAATGGATTTGGATTTGACGTGGATGGTGGAAGCGATGGCATCGATGTATGTGGACTCGAGGTAGAAACTGGCGGCGGTAGCGGAGCAGCGAACATAGGTGGTGGAAAAGAATGCATTCCTAACGATACAGGAGGAGGTGTAGGTCTGGGCACCGAAGTTGCCGTGGCTGGCGATAACTGGGATGTTGTACCACTGctgtaatttataaatatgcaTGTAGTTGCGTGTTTccaagaaaagaaataatgtcaattgaaattcattcggAAATATTTGTGAATTATTCGTTAGTAGGTCTATACCTGATCCATCCTTGAGCCTTGGAATAAGCAGGTAGACTAGAACTGGCTGGGGAGGATGTGTTTGGCACACTGACAGGTGTTATACTGCCTCGACTTAGGCTACTCACGTTGCTGCTGTAACGAGTAGTAATCTATATTATCACaatcttttcaataattctacaacactgaaaaataatatgaacAGTCGACAATCGGCCTTGAGTGAatgttacaattattatacacatcgAGTAAATCACTTTGACACGTGTTCATTACAACAAAGATTCAAATCTTGAACATAAAACCAACTTTTAGTTATAGAAACACGAGACCAGCTAAACCTAAGAATGCTTCCGATTTAAGATAATGTTCTCACATGTAGGATATATTATTACTCCCCAGTACTATGCCTTgcttattaaaataattatcatattaataaataatcaacaAATTATGATACAGATTTGTAAATGTTTACCGAATCACATACCTATAACTGTCTCGTTCACGATTAGGACTGTGGCCGCgaggtgaattattatttcgtccAGCTAAGCTGCATGCCATAATATCTCTGTGTGCAATTGTATTGGCTGTCGTGACTGTATTAGTTATAGTAGATACACATGTCGTTGTCGCGGCACTGAGCGGAGTATTACTGTGGTTCATCATGTTGTTTCCAGAAACTTGTTTGTTTATATTTGTGCAAGGCGAGGCCCTGCTTCCTCTCtataataaaaagaatacAAGACCTTGTAAATTGCTCAGGTAGGAAGacatgaattaaaaaattactgtggatcatatgaagaaaaaaaaaaaattaaaacaaaactCACCACATCTGCTCTCGAAGAAGCTGAATGAGAGGGCGACGGCACACTAGGGGGAAGATACGGACTGTGATTCAGAGCGGTATACGGTGTGTAAAGCGGAGGATATGATGGCTGTGTTTGGGGATAAGCTGCCATAGGTAACGGAGGTGGATAGCTCGTGGTTGCTGCCCCGTTTGATGGGGCCGCTGGAGTGACTCCTAGACTAGCCACTGCAGGACTGGTAGTGTGACTGGAGGACACAATTGGTACGTTCGGTGGATGTAACACTGGTATAGCGGTATGTGGTTGTTGAGGCAAAGATGGAGGCGGAAGGGCTGGAGATGCAGGCCGCTGCTGCGGAGCTATTGCACGTGGATTCGCTGCTAGCGGACTGGTCATCTGGAAAAATGACCGGATGAAGACAATTGCTATCTTTTCGGGTTAAATTTAATAGAAGAGATGGGTAAAATGTCAATGGTAATAGcatcaattcaattttccatcTCGAAACGAAAATATAACGGTGTGGTATAACGAATGTACTCACGGGCGGCTGGGATATGTGAGGCGGTAGCGTAGGGCTAGGAGGACTGGGCACCGTAGGTGCTGGTGCAGTGGCAGGCACTGGGGGTGGTATTGGGGCTGGTGCGTCTGTTGctggatttgaaatttgtccACCCGTATCTGGAGGTGTTCCTCCTGCCCCATTTGTCGGAGGCAGTACATGAGGTGAAGAAGATGGCAACTCAactgaaaattaacaatacgCTTACTGATCTTTCTCCTTTATGTGATGGCGATATTGCATATGCAATAACTCAAAAATTAAACATGTACATTGTGCACGCAGCTGAAAAAAGTGTGTTCTATTACTCACATTTACGTGCAAGAGGAGATGGGGTAGAAGATTCAAAGAGTATTGACTCAGCATCTGATCCCTGAAACAAgtataaataatgtaatctTATAACAGGTGTTACCAGGGTCACTGTCATAAAATCTTCGGAAAGAACAGATTGAACTGTTGATGGTTCTCAATCCATATACACGTATTTAGTATCTAAATTTGATTGCAGATTAGTTTAAAACTGGGAAAATTCGATAGTGTATTGTCCATGATAACTCACCTTATCGTCTTCTCCTTCACTATCACACTGTAACAAATTAAATAGACGAAACTGTTATAGCATATCAATCCAGCAAGATAAGTAAACGAAATTGTGTTATGTTCAACTAAAAGCATACTCACGATATAGCCTTTACCCGAACTGCAATGACTGCTAGCCtggaattcaaaaatttgaggttaaacattatttacaaataacaATTAATTCTTCCGAAACCGGAATTCCGAAAATAGGTTCTCATTTTTATTGCGGGTATTGTTATTAAACTTACGTCGCTAAGATGGTCCCTTGAACTGTCAGGGTCTTGGCAATCCCTCGGTATGCTAGGTCCATGCAACTGCTCAGAGGCTCTACCGCTATCGTCGCTTGTACCTGCATCGAGGCCctgaagaacaaaaaatatgaattagaACCCAAGtgttaaaaatcgaaatataaaCACTGAGCTACAGGTGCTAAGTTAATTGGACACTGGAAATaaggaaaattgttaattgactaataaattaattacctGGGTAAGTGTAGATGGTGTCAGAATGGAATTATGGGTATAATGGTTGtgtttaaaatgatttttgatgTGGTGTTCACCACTGTGTCGGTTGTGCTGGCCGGTGTCTACCTTGGGTTTTTCATCAGCTATCGATAACAGCGTGTGCAGTTtctttacattatttttcccAGCAAGCTTAATTGCACtctgaaaagagaaaaaaaaatcaaaatcaatcGATGATCTTTATATTTCTGTGACACATGAGCCTGATAGCCTACCAATGTGGCGTACACTTTTATTACAACCATTTCTGCCGGCAACATTTTActattgaataatttgtacgaTAGCAGTCAATGGTTATCACGTTTCATTAATAGCCCCGATTACATTGGTATAATTGATAATAGTATCTCGTACGcttataaaaaagaaattatcagGTCTTATCACGGATCATTATTAAATGCCTAGATTACATCTTTAAATCCATACGGTTGACCGACGTTTTCTGATTAACCATATATAAAGAAGAGAGATTGTCATAcgagaaattgataaaataacaattcatCTGCCGACTGGAACAAACACATTAAAAAGTCGTCGGTTGTAGGTGAggtttgcaaaaatatttttttcgtaaatatgcaatatttttccatcaccaacaaagtataaaaaaaaaacctgaaacaATGTAGAATTAGGAAGAActaaggaaggaaggaaggaaggaagggaaaaaaccTGAAAGTTCATATCCGTGGGGTAAAAACATCTGACGACAGTTTGCCAAGTTTGCGGTATGATTTTCGGTAGCGAGTACGTTTTACACATAAGGTAAAAGTCTCTCGCAGGTGACAGCAGCGAGATATtcggtatgtatgtacaaggTGCGATAACGATGCTCTGCGGTGAACGGGGCTGAAAAAGAACGCAACGAAACGGATGGACGGGAATGGCTGGTTCGTGATGAAGGAAGGTGGGAGGGAGGAGAGTAGAGAGGAAGAAAGCGGCGAGAAGAGTTGCGACGAGGCGGCGGGGGGGGCGGTGGGGAGAGCGAGGGCGAGAGATTGAAAGGGGAGGCACGGATAGACGGTCGAGTGCTAcgggagaacgagagagagagaacgtcGTGAGGaagggagaaagaaagaagacaTTGACCGAACGAACGGCGGCAGTGCGCCCCGTGGATCGGTGGCCGTCCGTCGAGGCCTTCGCGGCTTTGGTCGagagctgctgctgctttgCTGCCGTTGCTGCTAGCGGCTTGTATGTGCTCTCGTCAGCCGAAGAAGGAATACCTACTTATAACGTAACGTAGCGGGTACTGTCTCGCGCGTAACGAGGACATACGTGGCTTAAATATGTACGTGCAAACACATTTCGTCGAATTTCTCTACGAGGAGGCGACGGCGTCTAACCGCGCAATGACAATATATCGCCTGTGGCTAATTCCATTCTTCTTTATTCAACGACTGTGATATTTATCCTTATTTCTttcgattgaataaataaacgagAGGGAAGAATCTCGAAGTAATCAAAATATTcgtttcgttatttatatCATGGGCTTCTTGATCGACGACGCGAGTCGCTTGgtcttgattttttaaatccatgAATTATAgacacacatacacacaaaGAATAGAAGAGAGATAGTAGAGAAGATAATTAGTTGCAACAAGGGGTGTGTGCGTTAAAAAGAGTAAGAGCGTTAGAAAGAGGAGGCAATTATTTTCTACGTACCGCGTTTTGACAcgttctctttttctttctcttagAATTCACTTTactgtttttttgtttttttttcaagttttttatttcccagcgttttttttttttttttttttttcagagtaaaatattttcaatcggaGCGTTCTTGGCGGTTTGTACGTCAACAGATGCCGAACGGCTACCGGACGGTAGACGAAGTAGAATGCTCATTCACCCCGATTTCACCGGGTACAACAATAAGAACTGACTCACTATCATCGAAGAAGGCTTTCATTATACGACGACGGTTAGGCGGTCCGCGCGCGCGTGTCTTGCCCGTCTCACGGCTCGGCTCTATACTCTAATTAAGATTCACCCGTTCGTTCGAGGGATTATTTTCAGATAGAAAACGAGGCTCCGGCGGAATctcgttattttattaacttttttttcttttttttatttattttgcatcACGCTAATCGTCGTATTTACGCCGTTAACGAAGAGCTGCCGAACGAAATAAAGAGAACACGGGCAAGCAGAGACAAACAGAGAGACAGACAGGCAGCCAGACAAACAGACGGATAGAGACACGAACGAACGGCCAGAGCCACAGCCAAGTGCGGAGTGTCTCGCTTTTACAACTTGCGCCTTGTGCTCGGCTCGCGGCTCGGCGCTGGACTGTTGCGCTGTTGCCACATTTCTCCAAGTGTCACGTATGAATGTTGGTACACACAACAGAGATGTAAAGGTCGTTACACAATGGGGGGGAAAACTTGACTTCAGATCCGCGGCTTCTACCAATCACTGCTTTACAACGTTATGCAATTCTTAATTCAATCAGTTGAAATGAGACCGACAACCGCGCCTCTCTCAAAATGACTCTATGTTATGGgggagaaaaagtaaaaaacaaaaccaaaggaaaaaaaaaaatttaatcgcgCGGATTGGTTATTGTAGTCGTGACATAATAATTTCCTTGTGAAATACACAGTCAGATCTAATCGTGAATTAAAATAAGGTTGAAGCTAGCATCCAAACGTGttaaactttttgaaaatagaaaaaatgcaGTTCGGTTTTTATCTTTATAATTCTAAAAAAGTATAGGAGATTCGAgatatttaacaaaattttgattttgtcgCTTCATTAATTTATGCGAATGAATATTGGAACGTTTGGCGGCTAATTCTAACTGCTTGCTTCACAGCCTTGTGAATTAAAGGTAAAAGAATGAACGTGTACGGGAGGTATGTTTAATTCTACAGGTATTGGTTATTTTGTTATTGGTGATAATGCAAAAGCTTCTCGAAAAGAGAACGAACTCTCTGCAAGAAGTACATACTACATATGTTGATTCAGAAATAATGTTGATTTATCGACAACAATTCAAGATGTGACAAAGATATGAAGCAGTTTCAATGGTCATCGATTAGTGGAGAATGGAACAAATAATGGCCAGCCAGTGATTTTATATCAAAAGAGTATTTCATTAGTTATTTGTAAATAAcatgagataaattttttttttcgttaatatGATTGGTATAGCTAAGCAATTCGAATACAAAggtaaaatttgataaaataaatacctcCCCCAAGTTGAAGagcaaagaagaaaattgtttgGAACTAAGCATGGAAAGCTATCAAGATAGCTCTGCGTGGATTATTTAAAGTCCTCTATTTGTCTATGAGGTAGGTAAACACAAATTATTTGCGCAAAGTATACATGATGTGTGTCGTAGGGATTTTACAGGAAATTTACAAATCTGACCAATGATCCCTGTCGTTTGAATATTAACTTATGTGTTCTCAAGTTATCACAAATTTACTGTCTGGTTGATTAAgaaggagaatgaaaaatatctcaAAGTCCTGTGCTACTCGGAACTCTGCGTAAGTGTTGATGATCGTCTATCAGCCAATTTGGCCTTAGATCGTCGACGAGACAGGCATGTTGGAAACCATGTCAACTGCATGTTTCGGTCTACATTGTGTAAGTATATCATTTAATACATTCAGTCTGCATCAAGTGtggttatcattttttttttccatctgaTTATATCATCGCCATTTATAATCTCACCAATCTGTCAGTCGGAGAACACAAGTAGGTATGATATAGAGACATGGTAGCAATTCCAACAGTAAACAATCAAAAGACATTGTCAGAGAGAACAAAAATACCGCTCAATGTTTATTTACCCAATTTTAGATAGCTGAACTCGAATGTAAACCCTCTGCAAATAATAGAACGGTAGTATTATATATTCTCTACGGTATGTGGCAAAGGATGTGTTACAATATGCAAGATTTCgttagggaaaaaaaaaatcaacaaaacaCGATTTTCCTCCTACAAACTGACAAGACAGGGATTCTTTTGTTCATTGGATCGAATCCGGTAGGTAGATGTAGGTATAACCTAGCGCGTACCTAGTGCCAGTTTATCTCGCGAGAGATTTTTACGAAGCGGAGTaaggggagggagggaggaagagagggagggagagccgcggagagaatgaaaaaggaaaataaaggGAGCCTCTGAGAAACGGCTTTAAATTACGCGAAATGCACAAGATCAGCGAACGGACGAAAATATCCCTATATGTTCGATGTGCAAGGCACGAAGAAAGAGACACGGAAGCCTGGTGGGCAAGCTGGAGAGCGTTCGGGGGGGGGGCGAAAgggggagaaagagagagagagagactaaCTGACAGACGGGGAGGCAGAGAGAATAAGAGAGAGAAGTAGAGTGGACAGGGGAATTTGATTTACCTCGAGTTCCTCGTAGGTGCGAAATGCAAGGATGGCAAAACCGTCGACGATGTCCTCCTCGAAGGGGGGCTCCTTGTGATTGAGGGATGACTTTTTCCGCGGGCGAGGTGGTCGGGGATGTTTTTCACGAGCCCGCACTCTGCCCCGTCCTCGAGCCAGTCCGTGAGGCGGTCCAGGTTCGTCCTCGCCGCTGTGACTGTCGTCTCCCGTGGTACGAGGATCGCTCGGATCACCCCCGAGTCCCAATCCTGCTAAAccctgctgctgttgctgctgctgttgcttgGCGTTCGCGATACTCTCCCTTTGGGCCAGCATCCGTTGCGCTCGCTCCCTGCGCCGATTTCGTTGATTTCTTTGCTTAACTTCGATCTCCATCATTTACTTCTGCTTCGTTTATTCGcaatcgtcgtcgtcgtcgcacacgcacgcacgtcgtcgtcgtcgtctctTCCTCGCACACACATATCACACGTTCATTCGCATTCTCGCGGTCCGACCACCAAGAAAATACATCGAGAGgtagggagggagggcgggagggagggagggcgagaaagagaggaaagagAAGGCAGCGGCAGGGGTCGGGGGTTAGGGCCGAGGGAGTAATGGGTGGTGGGGTGGGAAAGGAGACAGAAGATGATCGGGGGGGAACAACTAATCTTCCCTTGGTGTTATGCACTCGCGCGCATTGATCCGCACCCGATTGTGTCCGCAACACCGCACCACTCGGACTTGTAAAAACCTCCTATAATTTACTTCATTATTATGTCAAACCGTAGGATTGCTATAGACCGTCGTTCCAGATGCACCTGAGGAAACACTGATTGTTTGGAATGGCGGATTGAATATACACACACCGTTGCCGCATTGTAGTGTAAAATGGCCGCGACTTGCCAGCATTTCGCTCGTCGTGTCACATTATACCACCTGACATATATCACAATATATCATTTATCTTATTTATAAAGTACTAATGGCTCAAACCGTACATCCAACTTCCCATCGGTACACAATATTCGATCGTTGCACCACGCATTCTGTCACTAGTCGATATAAAGAGCAGGAACATGGCGTGCAGAAGACGTGCCGAATGTCGTGGATTTCGATTAACCTCCGTCTAGTTACTTCCCTAGGTATATACGTGCGTACCACCCTGTGCCACTGTGGCCAACCGAGGGAACGTCACTAACCCAGTTCACAAAATGAACACCAGACAGCGCTGCTACCGGGTCATTGCCATAGACTTATAGATAGACTGCGCGGTTTGCACCCGAGCTGAAGCCGTGATTAAAAAGAGAGAGCAACAGCTGGAACCGGATCTCTCACTTTAATCGGTAACTTGGCGTGAGAAACAAATAGAGTCGTACTGAATCGTACAAGTATACCTCCTCGCTTGGTTTATCGCTTTCCCCGTCTAGCGGCTGTTCCCCACTCTTTCGATCGTACGACAAGGAGGTCCGGTTTCAGTTATgctctctctatctaattataCCTAATTACGACTTCAGCTCGGTGCACAGACCGCGCAGTCTATCGCTATTATAAGTCTATGCTCGTCGCATATTTCACGCTCTATTTTTCGCGGTCAATGAGGCGcgatttgattcaaactttgatttagagttttttttttgcctatCTCGCGAATCACTGGAAACTGGCCTTAGTGCATATGGCTGTATACCCTTCGTATCCCGCAAACGTTGATTGTGAACATAAATGGATTTAGACGCATAGTATGTTtggaaattattgaaattatgtgtatttttacacaataattattcaattgcaCAGAACTCGTCCTATTAAATCGTACACGTATACTTTcaactgaaaataaatatgtctCTGTATTGCAATCAATATAATCTTTGACATTGTTATTAGCAAATGATTAGACCACTTGAAGAAAGCTCCTTCAGATCATTCGCTGACGCGCCATATTCGTGTAGGTCGCCTCTCGCTGCTTAAACCGACACAGCATAAGtactaaataaattatcagtAGTTTCAAGGCTGTATTTATgttgtatacgtatagctGCAGGCTTTCGTCGTCACAGTTTTCTCCGATCGAGTCGAATTTGGCAAGGTCCAGATATCTCCCAGCATCCGACAGGTCCGTCACGGCAGCGTATTCTGCACGACCACATCTCCGACCAGGAAT
It encodes the following:
- the LOC124303220 gene encoding atrophin-1-like isoform X1, translated to MMEIEVKQRNQRNRRRERAQRMLAQRESIANAKQQQQQQQQGLAGLGLGGDPSDPRTTGDDSHSGEDEPGPPHGLARGRGRVRAREKHPRPPRPRKKSSLNHKEPPFEEDIVDGFAILAFRTYEELESAIKLAGKNNVKKLHTLLSIADEKPKVDTGQHNRHSGEHHIKNHFKHNHYTHNSILTPSTLTQGLDAGTSDDSGRASEQLHGPSIPRDCQDPDSSRDHLSDASSHCSSGKGYICDSEGEDDKGSDAESILFESSTPSPLARKFELPSSSPHVLPPTNGAGGTPPDTGGQISNPATDAPAPIPPPVPATAPAPTVPSPPSPTLPPHISQPPMTSPLAANPRAIAPQQRPASPALPPPSLPQQPHTAIPVLHPPNVPIVSSSHTTSPAVASLGVTPAAPSNGAATTSYPPPLPMAAYPQTQPSYPPLYTPYTALNHSPYLPPSVPSPSHSASSRADVRGSRASPCTNINKQVSGNNMMNHSNTPLSAATTTCVSTITNTVTTANTIAHRDIMACSLAGRNNNSPRGHSPNRERDSYSSNVSSLSRGSITPVSVPNTSSPASSSLPAYSKAQGWISSGTTSQLSPATATSVPRPTPPPVSLGMHSFPPPMFAAPLPPPVSTSSPHTSMPSLPPSTSNPNPFSAESLFQSRVSHVAGQTDMLRRELDSRFLASQERGVGVGNLGPPPYLRTEMHHHQHQHTHVHQHTTPMLPPPTATSLFPPPIFKDIPKIGGVDSPFFRGNLNMSSYSGFNAGLMHPGMGPPSTPFVPPNHMTSFAPKNLKFQKTGKWNAMHVRIAWEIYHHQQKQQADAKAGGVVSGKTELLRPPGHLYPGGPGTGLGMGSPMAPPFSANLPPTHAPHPPPHPVTFLSNPGSHMGAGMSPFGRYPTTFGAPNPNFPGLSGFPPPPREMSSLGGLGSVHDPWRGLQRTNPGYPPTTVSWNLKPEPPVIDRRAEIEERERERERERERERERERVRREREREEQRERERREREKEEKRKQEAAERERERERRDKERREMERREMERERLLHHSRMPVNSGRDRSPLRNGSTPIDASEVRVKEEPRSKDDDVVMLSRPPPQGPGHLSDARYHPHPHSHSHPHSYLARHSHSMPHSLSRTMMPTLTSHPMQHFPPPPSATQGAPWPGDPFRDPYRYDPLQQLRYNPLMAAAALRAEEEERAKLYAGYAPPVNPMRSKGPSPGPLSNLHMHHRAGPGPGVSVRPLEPSLMHNDIHKKEDASQSR
- the LOC124303220 gene encoding atrophin-1-like isoform X3, coding for MMEIEVKQRNQRNRRRERAQRMLAQRESIANAKQQQQQQQQGLAGLGLGGDPSDPRTTGDDSHSGEDEPGPPHGLARGRGRVRAREKHPRPPRPRKKSSLNHKEPPFEEDIVDGFAILAFRTYEELESAIKLAGKNNVKKLHTLLSIADEKPKVDTGQHNRHSGEHHIKNHFKHNHYTHNSILTPSTLTQGLDAGTSDDSGRASEQLHGPSIPRDCQDPDSSRDHLSDASSHCSSGKGYICDSEGEDDKGSDAESILFESSTPSPLARKFELPSSSPHVLPPTNGAGGTPPDTGGQISNPATDAPAPIPPPVPATAPAPTVPSPPSPTLPPHISQPPMTSPLAANPRAIAPQQRPASPALPPPSLPQQPHTAIPVLHPPNVPIVSSSHTTSPAVASLGVTPAAPSNGAATTSYPPPLPMAAYPQTQPSYPPLYTPYTALNHSPYLPPSVPSPSHSASSRADVRGSRASPCTNINKQVSGNNMMNHSNTPLSAATTTCVSTITNTVTTANTIAHRDIMACSLAGRNNNSPRGHSPNRERDSYSSNVSSLSRGSITPVSVPNTSSPASSSLPAYSKAQGWISSGTTSQLSPATATSVPRPTPPPVSLGMHSFPPPMFAAPLPPPVSTSSPHTSMPSLPPSTSNPNPFSAESLFQSRVSHVAGQTDMLRRELDSRFLASQERGVGVGNLGPPPYLRTEMHHHQHQHTHVHQHTTPMLPPPTATSLFPPPIFKDIPKIGGVDSPFFRGNLNMSSYSGFNAGLMHPGMGPPSTPFVPPNHMTSFAPKKTGKWNAMHVRIAWEIYHHQQKQQADAKAGGVVSGKTELLRPPGHLYPGGPGTGLGMGSPMAPPFSANLPPTHAPHPPPHPVTFLSNPGSHMGAGMSPFGRYPTTFGAPNPNFPGLSGFPPPPREMSSLGGLGSVHDPWRGLQRTNPGYPPTTVSWNLKPEPPVIDRRAEIEERERERERERERERERERVRREREREEQRERERREREKEEKRKQEAAERERERERRDKERREMERREMERERLLHHSRMPVNSGRDRSPLRNGSTPIDASEVRVKEEPRSKDDDVVMLSRPPPQGPGHLSDARYHPHPHSHSHPHSYLARHSHSMPHSLSRTMMPTLTSHPMQHFPPPPSATQGAPWPGDPFRDPYRYDPLQQLRYNPLMAAAALRAEEEERAKLYAGYAPPVNPMRSKGPSPGPLSNLHMHHRAGPGPGVSVRPLEPSLMHNDIHKKEDASQSR
- the LOC124303220 gene encoding atrophin-1-like isoform X2, whose amino-acid sequence is MMEIEVKQRNQRNRRRERAQRMLAQRESIANAKQQQQQQQQGLAGLGLGGDPSDPRTTGDDSHSGEDEPGPPHGLARGRGRVRAREKHPRPPRPRKKSSLNHKEPPFEEDIVDGFAILAFRTYEELESAIKLAGKNNVKKLHTLLSIADEKPKVDTGQHNRHSGEHHIKNHFKHNHYTHNSILTPSTLTQGLDAGTSDDSGRASEQLHGPSIPRDCQDPDSSRDHLSDASSHCSSGKGYICDSEGEDDKGSDAESILFESSTPSPLARKFELPSSSPHVLPPTNGAGGTPPDTGGQISNPATDAPAPIPPPVPATAPAPTVPSPPSPTLPPHISQPPMTSPLAANPRAIAPQQRPASPALPPPSLPQQPHTAIPVLHPPNVPIVSSSHTTSPAVASLGVTPAAPSNGAATTSYPPPLPMAAYPQTQPSYPPLYTPYTALNHSPYLPPSVPSPSHSASSRADVRGSRASPCTNINKQVSGNNMMNHSNTPLSAATTTCVSTITNTVTTANTIAHRDIMACSLAGRNNNSPRGHSPNRERDSYSNVSSLSRGSITPVSVPNTSSPASSSLPAYSKAQGWISSGTTSQLSPATATSVPRPTPPPVSLGMHSFPPPMFAAPLPPPVSTSSPHTSMPSLPPSTSNPNPFSAESLFQSRVSHVAGQTDMLRRELDSRFLASQERGVGVGNLGPPPYLRTEMHHHQHQHTHVHQHTTPMLPPPTATSLFPPPIFKDIPKIGGVDSPFFRGNLNMSSYSGFNAGLMHPGMGPPSTPFVPPNHMTSFAPKNLKFQKTGKWNAMHVRIAWEIYHHQQKQQADAKAGGVVSGKTELLRPPGHLYPGGPGTGLGMGSPMAPPFSANLPPTHAPHPPPHPVTFLSNPGSHMGAGMSPFGRYPTTFGAPNPNFPGLSGFPPPPREMSSLGGLGSVHDPWRGLQRTNPGYPPTTVSWNLKPEPPVIDRRAEIEERERERERERERERERERVRREREREEQRERERREREKEEKRKQEAAERERERERRDKERREMERREMERERLLHHSRMPVNSGRDRSPLRNGSTPIDASEVRVKEEPRSKDDDVVMLSRPPPQGPGHLSDARYHPHPHSHSHPHSYLARHSHSMPHSLSRTMMPTLTSHPMQHFPPPPSATQGAPWPGDPFRDPYRYDPLQQLRYNPLMAAAALRAEEEERAKLYAGYAPPVNPMRSKGPSPGPLSNLHMHHRAGPGPGVSVRPLEPSLMHNDIHKKEDASQSR